In Colias croceus chromosome 19, ilColCroc2.1, the following are encoded in one genomic region:
- the LOC123700179 gene encoding apyrase-like isoform X2 — translation MRWNVTQHFMNLLPKHDAHVLGNHEFDHGIEGLLPYLYHLDAVMLGANVNTTFEPELGQYIKNHVIVERNNRKIGIIGILLRTFSADIGRVIMEDELEAVNREAAILTEQGVDIIIVLSHVGYDSDQRLAANMSPDVDIIVGAHSHTLLFTGEAPDGTPAGDYPTVVTQSNGHRILIVQASCYTRYLGDITLYFDNQGKIVSWDGHPIYLGTSIIKDARMEELLDEWRAELYPISREVLGRSLSLLNRARCFRGECNLGSWVCEAFLEQMISKASGDNWNYAHLCMINAGGVRVAIEAGNITTEALLMAVPFENKVQVYDLKGKYILEAIEFALGVQQTNPTSFYSSRMLQVAGMRNVYNASAPIGSRIVSASVRCIDCGVPRYSPLDPHATYRVLTQDYIGDGGGGYSMLSQNRENLQIYDTDYKILQDNMRKNKIIFQDLDGRIQIVY, via the exons ATGCGATGGAATGTCACGCAGCACTTTATGAATTTGCTGCCTAAGCATGATGCTCAT gtaCTAGGTAACCATGAATTCGATCACGGTATCGAAGGATTACTGCCATACCTGTACCATTTGGATGCTGTTATGCTTGGAGCTAACGTAAACACAACTTTCGAGCCTGAATTAGGGCAATATATAAAGAACCATGTGATTGTTGAAAGGAATAACCGCAAAATTGGAATCATCGGTATTCTGTTACGTACG TTTTCAGCAGACATAGGACGTGTTATAATGGAAGATGAATTAGAAGCAGTTAATCGAGAAGCTGCCATATTGACAGAACAAGGTGTAGACATTATAATTGTACTTTCACATGTGGGATATGATAGTGACCA ACGATTAGCAGCTAATATGTCTCCAGACGTAGACATTATAGTTGGAGCGCATTCCCATACATTATTATTCACTGGGGAAGCCCCTGATGGTACACCCGCAGGGGATTACCCTACCGTTGTCACGCAGAGCAATGGGCATAGA aTACTGATCGTCCAAGCATCTTGCTACACACGTTACTTGGGAGATATAACGTTGTACTTTGACAATCAAGGCAAAATAGTGTCGTGGGATGGTCATCCTATATACCTCGGAACCTCTATCATAAAAG aTGCTCGCATGGAAGAACTACTAGATGAATGGCGTGCAGAACTATACCCGATAAGCCGCGAAGTCTTAGGCCGTTCCTTATCATTACTCAACCGCGCACGTTGCTTCCGAGGAGAGTGCAATCTTGGTAGCTGGGTTTGTGAAGCTTTCCTTGAACAG atgATATCAAAGGCAAGCGGAGATAATTGGAACTACGCACATCTTTGTATGATCAACGCAGGCGGCGTGCGTGTAGCTATTGAAGCAGGAA ACATCACAACAGAAGCACTATTGATGGCGGTGCCGTTTGAAAATAAGGTGCAAGTTTACGATTTAAAAGGGAAATACATTCTGGAAGCTATTGAGTTTGCTCTCGGAGTGCAGCAGACTAACCCCACTAGCTTCTACAGCAGTCGGATGTTACAAGTCGCTG GCATGCGTAACGTATACAACGCATCAGCGCCAATCGGATCGCGCATAGTATCTGCGTCAGTGCGCTGCATCGACTGCGGCGTGCCGCGCTACTCGCCGCTCGACCCGCACGCCACCTACCGGGTGCTCACGCAGGACTATATTGGCGATGGCGGGGGCGGGTATTCG ATGTTATCCCAAAACAGAGAAAACCTTCAAATCTACGATACAGATTATAAAATTCTTCAGGACAACAtgcgtaaaaataaaatcattttccaAGATCTCGATGGTAGAATCCAAATTGTgtattaa
- the LOC123700452 gene encoding septin-1, whose product MSSDTAKNFSNLETPGYVGFANLPNQVHRKSVKKGFEFTLMVVGESGLGKSTLVNSLFLTDLYPERVIPDATEKLNQTVKLDASTVEIEERGVKLRLTVVDTPGYGDAIDNTDCFKSIIQYIDEQFERFLRDESGLNRRNIVDNRIHCCFYFISPFGHGLKPLDIEFMKQLHNKVNIVPVIAKADCLTKKEVQRLKSRVMEEIEREGIKIYPLPDCDSDEDEDYKEQVRQLKAAVPFAVCGAGQQLEVRGRRVRGRLYPWGVVEVENPEHCDFIKLRTMLITHMQDLQEVTQEVHYENYRSERLARNGQVPKRHTSTESGLSEDSNGLANGNNEDSSEREKVLREKEAELRRMQEMLEQMQRQMQLQAAANTTSA is encoded by the exons atgtcgAGTGATACAGCAAAGAac TTTTCAAACCTAGAAACCCCAGGATATGTTGGGTTTGCAAATTTACCCAATCAAGTGCATAGGAAGTCTGTTAAAAAAGGGTTTGAGTTCACCCTCATGGTAGTGGGTGAGAGTGGTCTGGGCAAATCCACTCTAGTTAACTCACTGTTCTTGACTGACTTGTACCCAGAAAGAGTTATTCCAGATGCAACTG AAAAGTTAAACCAGACCGTGAAGCTAGATGCATCTACAGTTGAGATTGAAGAGAGGGGTGTTAAGCTGCGATTGACTGTCGTTGATACTCCCGGCTATGGAGATGCTATTGACAATACTGACTGTTTtaag TCAATTATACAATACATTGACGAGCAATTTGAGAGATTCCTGCGTGACGAGAGCGGCCTCAACCGGCGGAACATTGTCGACAATCGGATTCACTGCTGCTTTTACTTCATATCTCCGTTTGGACATGG tttgaAGCCTCTGGATATTGAATTCATGAAACAATTGCATAATAAAGTAAACATCGTGCCTGTCATCGCTAAAGCTGATTGTCTCACCAAGAAAGAGGTGCAGAGGCTCAAGTCAAGG GTTATGGAAGAAATAGAGAGAGAAGGTATTAAAATCTACCCACTACCAGATTGCGATAGTGATGAGGATGAAGATTATAAAGAACAG GTCCGGCAACTAAAAGCGGCGGTCCCGTTCGCGGTGTGCGGCGCGGGCCAGCAGCTGGAGGTGCGCGGGCGGCGCGTGCGCGGCCGGCTCTACCCCTGGGGCGTGGTCGAGGTCGAGAACCCGGAGCATTGCGACTTCATCAAGCTGAGGACTATGCTCAT CACTCACatgcaagacttgcaagaaGTGACCCAAGAGGTGCACTACGAGAACTATCGCTCCGAGAGGCTCGCTAGAAACGGACAAGTGCCGAAACGACACAC ATCCACGGAGAGCGGCCTGAGTGAGGATTCTAACGGCCTCGCCAATGGCAACAATGAAGATTCCTCTGAACGCGAGAAAGTTCTTCGCGAAaag GAGGCTGAACTGCGTCGTATGCAAGAGATGCTGGAGCAGATGCAGCGGCAGATGCAGTTGCAGGCCGCCGCCAACACCACGTCCGCATAG
- the LOC123700305 gene encoding cell cycle control protein 50A gives MATSSDTSDQNVKSRRPAESAFKQQRLPAWQPILTAGTVLPTFFVIGIAFIPVGIGLLYFSDEVKEHVIDYTHCMKEDENITCAQFIKENGMDPCVCQINFNLTEDFKGDVYFYYGLSNYYQNHRRYVKSRDDSQLLGRLSLTPSSDCEPFAFAEEDGKLKPIAPCGAIANSLFNDTLKVWSQGLSVDVPVLKTGIAWTSDKDIKFRNPPGDLKTAFANFTKPVNWRKPVWMLDPNNTENNGFQNEELIVWMRTAALPTFRKLYRRVDHTQVGFSVGLAKGPYVLRVEYNYPVIDFEGTKSFIISTTSLLGGKNPFLGVAYVVVGTLCLLLGIILLVIHVRCSKSTTEMINVNPRTPYS, from the exons ATGGCTACGTCAAGTGATACCTCAGATCAAAATGTGAAATCTAGGCGTCCTGCTG aATCCGCATTCAAGCAGCAGCGTCTCCCTGCATGGCAGCCAATTCTTACGGCTGGAACAGTCCTTCCTACTTTTTTCGTTATTGGTATCGCCTTTATACCAGTTGGTATTGGATTACTCTACTTCTCAGATGAG GTAAAAGAGCATGTTATAGATTATACACATTGTATGAAGGAAGATGAAAATATTACCTGTGCACAATTTATCAAAGAAAATGGAATGGACCCTTGTGTatgtcaaattaattttaatctgACTGAAGATTTCAAAGGGGATGTATATTTCTATTATGGATTGAGCAATTACTATCAAAACCATAGAAGATATGTCAAGTCTCG TGACGACAGTCAGCTGTTAGGCCGCCTTTCACTGACTCCATCGTCTGATTGTGAGCCGTTTGCATTTGCCGAAGAAGATGGCAAGCTGAAGCCCATCGCACCTTGTGGAGCTATAGCTAATTCTCTATTTAACG ATACCCTGAAAGTGTGGTCACAGGGTTTAAGTGTTGATGTGCCAGTCCTGAAAACTGGTATAGCATGGACGTCAGATAAGGATATTAAGTTTAGAAACCCTCCTGGCGATCTTAAAACTG CATTTGCAAACTTCACGAAGCCAGTAAACTGGAGGAAACCTGTCTGGATGCTAGATCCCAATAATACTGAAAACAATGGATTCCAG AACGAAGAACTAATAGTTTGGATGCGAACTGCGGCGCTGCCAACGTTCCGCAAATTATACCGTAGGGTCGACCACACGCAAGTTGGCTTTAGCGTTGGACTCGCTAAGGGACCTTATGTACTGCGTGTTGAATATA ATTATCCAGTTATCGACTTTGAAGGAACGAAATCGTTTATAATATCAACAACGTCACTGTTGGGAGGCAAGAACCCTTTCCTCGGAGTGGCCTACGTAGTTGTGGGCACTCTCTGCCTCTTGCTTGGAATCATACTTCTGGTTATTCACGTTAGATGCTCTAAGAG CACTACAGAGATGATCAACGTAAACCCTCGCACGCCATATTCTTAA
- the LOC123700179 gene encoding apyrase-like isoform X1, with the protein MRSCVVFLFVIAGVFAQTEDLFKLNIIHYNDFHAHFDEVTASSGSSCINPDDECIGGFSRLYTGIRQALEAEPDSLVLNGGDTFQGTVWYNFMRWNVTQHFMNLLPKHDAHVLGNHEFDHGIEGLLPYLYHLDAVMLGANVNTTFEPELGQYIKNHVIVERNNRKIGIIGILLRTFSADIGRVIMEDELEAVNREAAILTEQGVDIIIVLSHVGYDSDQRLAANMSPDVDIIVGAHSHTLLFTGEAPDGTPAGDYPTVVTQSNGHRILIVQASCYTRYLGDITLYFDNQGKIVSWDGHPIYLGTSIIKDARMEELLDEWRAELYPISREVLGRSLSLLNRARCFRGECNLGSWVCEAFLEQMISKASGDNWNYAHLCMINAGGVRVAIEAGNITTEALLMAVPFENKVQVYDLKGKYILEAIEFALGVQQTNPTSFYSSRMLQVAGMRNVYNASAPIGSRIVSASVRCIDCGVPRYSPLDPHATYRVLTQDYIGDGGGGYSMLSQNRENLQIYDTDYKILQDNMRKNKIIFQDLDGRIQIVY; encoded by the exons ATGAGGAGTTGTGTGGTGTTTTTATTTGTGATTGCGGGAGTGTTTGCGCAAACTGAAGATCTATTTAAGctgaatattatacattataatgattttcatGCTCA TTTTGACGAGGTTACGGCGTCATCTGGGAGCTCATGTATAAACCCAGACGATGAATGTATCGGTGGTTTCTCCCGGCTTTACACGGGGATACGACAGGCGTTGGAAGCTGAACCAGACTCTTTAGTACTAAATGGGGGAGACACCTTCCAAGGAACGGTCTGGTACAACTTCATGCGATGGAATGTCACGCAGCACTTTATGAATTTGCTGCCTAAGCATGATGCTCAT gtaCTAGGTAACCATGAATTCGATCACGGTATCGAAGGATTACTGCCATACCTGTACCATTTGGATGCTGTTATGCTTGGAGCTAACGTAAACACAACTTTCGAGCCTGAATTAGGGCAATATATAAAGAACCATGTGATTGTTGAAAGGAATAACCGCAAAATTGGAATCATCGGTATTCTGTTACGTACG TTTTCAGCAGACATAGGACGTGTTATAATGGAAGATGAATTAGAAGCAGTTAATCGAGAAGCTGCCATATTGACAGAACAAGGTGTAGACATTATAATTGTACTTTCACATGTGGGATATGATAGTGACCA ACGATTAGCAGCTAATATGTCTCCAGACGTAGACATTATAGTTGGAGCGCATTCCCATACATTATTATTCACTGGGGAAGCCCCTGATGGTACACCCGCAGGGGATTACCCTACCGTTGTCACGCAGAGCAATGGGCATAGA aTACTGATCGTCCAAGCATCTTGCTACACACGTTACTTGGGAGATATAACGTTGTACTTTGACAATCAAGGCAAAATAGTGTCGTGGGATGGTCATCCTATATACCTCGGAACCTCTATCATAAAAG aTGCTCGCATGGAAGAACTACTAGATGAATGGCGTGCAGAACTATACCCGATAAGCCGCGAAGTCTTAGGCCGTTCCTTATCATTACTCAACCGCGCACGTTGCTTCCGAGGAGAGTGCAATCTTGGTAGCTGGGTTTGTGAAGCTTTCCTTGAACAG atgATATCAAAGGCAAGCGGAGATAATTGGAACTACGCACATCTTTGTATGATCAACGCAGGCGGCGTGCGTGTAGCTATTGAAGCAGGAA ACATCACAACAGAAGCACTATTGATGGCGGTGCCGTTTGAAAATAAGGTGCAAGTTTACGATTTAAAAGGGAAATACATTCTGGAAGCTATTGAGTTTGCTCTCGGAGTGCAGCAGACTAACCCCACTAGCTTCTACAGCAGTCGGATGTTACAAGTCGCTG GCATGCGTAACGTATACAACGCATCAGCGCCAATCGGATCGCGCATAGTATCTGCGTCAGTGCGCTGCATCGACTGCGGCGTGCCGCGCTACTCGCCGCTCGACCCGCACGCCACCTACCGGGTGCTCACGCAGGACTATATTGGCGATGGCGGGGGCGGGTATTCG ATGTTATCCCAAAACAGAGAAAACCTTCAAATCTACGATACAGATTATAAAATTCTTCAGGACAACAtgcgtaaaaataaaatcattttccaAGATCTCGATGGTAGAATCCAAATTGTgtattaa